In Fodinicurvata sediminis DSM 21159, one genomic interval encodes:
- a CDS encoding DeoR/GlpR family DNA-binding transcription regulator — protein sequence MWQEERRQRIRSRLATFGHVSVDQATSEFGVSRETIRRDLMEMEAYGELRRMRGGAIPVEEEREAPYTVRSSVRVKEKRSIAACAARLIESGQTLFLDAGSTTAILSERLSGLSGLTVITNSLKVASNMTEHVGSGTRSNRIVLIGGEFNSEPPATFGDVTINEIGRYHADLALLSPFGLDAGKGATSFDPREAEVARSMIANATRTAILADHSKMGIVSRISFCPVPDIAHLVVDARALQKAGFSAIEALAQDVMVGTQ from the coding sequence AAGAACGGCGTCAGAGGATAAGATCGCGCCTTGCGACCTTTGGGCATGTCTCCGTGGACCAGGCCACGAGCGAGTTCGGCGTGTCGCGCGAGACCATCCGGCGCGACCTGATGGAGATGGAAGCGTATGGAGAGCTGCGGCGCATGCGCGGTGGTGCGATCCCGGTCGAGGAGGAGAGGGAGGCGCCCTACACCGTGCGCAGTTCCGTAAGGGTCAAGGAGAAGCGCTCGATCGCGGCCTGTGCGGCGCGCCTGATCGAGAGCGGGCAGACCCTTTTCCTGGATGCCGGAAGCACCACGGCGATCCTGTCGGAACGCCTGTCCGGCCTGAGCGGGCTGACCGTCATCACCAATTCCCTGAAGGTCGCCAGCAACATGACGGAACACGTGGGCTCGGGAACTCGTTCCAACCGCATCGTGCTCATCGGCGGCGAATTCAATTCCGAGCCGCCAGCCACCTTCGGGGATGTCACCATCAACGAGATCGGGCGCTATCATGCGGACCTGGCGCTGCTTTCCCCTTTTGGCCTGGATGCGGGCAAGGGGGCGACAAGTTTCGATCCGCGTGAGGCCGAAGTGGCTCGAAGCATGATCGCGAACGCAACCCGGACCGCGATCCTGGCGGATCATTCCAAGATGGGCATCGTCAGCCGGATATCCTTTTGCCCGGTGCCGGACATCGCACACCTGGTCGTCGACGCAAGAGCGCTCCAGAAAGCGGGCTTTTCCGCGATAGAGGCTCTGGCGCAAGACGTGATGGTCGGGACGCAATAG
- a CDS encoding DUF3137 domain-containing protein, producing MSIAFTERAPIESGFSDVFQQQLAPKLEQLEQQRLAHLAQAKRHAMFALAAGGLLGLLFLFFGTSSSGVGGTIASFAIPLLFGAVGAFLLWKRQAGKWSGSAAESVMPAVCDFLGDMSYDREAHKGFPLERMRKLGVIPSFTRSELSDRLDGIYRNTGFELVEARLISEKNKSSGNSDNDSSDRSSRTLFKGLLMRVSVPEPIPTRILIARDYGFGNKLGELLGGSSGRGMPKVDTGHGPCEENFEVYAADPEVARQVLTPAFLDNLMKIAEAEGGRHGAKGLEAGFHDEYFFMALRRDDDFLKMGSLTTPVDQIEDDLHSVFDDIALMRRIIDRLHGDHPDQGTPADAEKEMA from the coding sequence ATGAGTATCGCCTTTACCGAACGCGCACCGATCGAAAGCGGGTTTTCCGACGTCTTTCAGCAACAGCTGGCGCCCAAGCTGGAACAGCTGGAGCAGCAACGTCTGGCACACCTGGCCCAGGCAAAACGGCATGCCATGTTTGCCCTGGCCGCCGGGGGGCTTCTTGGCCTGCTGTTCCTGTTCTTCGGCACCTCGTCGTCGGGTGTGGGCGGCACGATAGCCAGTTTCGCCATTCCACTTCTGTTCGGCGCTGTGGGGGCATTCCTGCTCTGGAAGCGGCAGGCGGGAAAATGGAGTGGCTCCGCGGCAGAAAGCGTGATGCCGGCGGTTTGTGATTTCCTGGGCGACATGAGCTATGACCGCGAGGCGCACAAGGGCTTCCCCCTGGAGCGCATGCGCAAACTGGGCGTCATCCCCTCCTTCACCCGTTCCGAGCTCAGCGACCGGCTGGATGGGATCTATCGCAACACGGGCTTCGAGCTTGTCGAGGCGCGTCTGATCAGTGAGAAGAACAAGAGCAGTGGCAACAGCGACAATGACAGCAGCGACCGCTCAAGCCGAACGCTCTTCAAGGGGCTTCTCATGCGCGTGTCCGTACCCGAACCCATCCCCACACGCATCCTGATCGCCCGCGATTACGGTTTCGGCAACAAGCTGGGCGAGCTTCTGGGCGGCAGCTCGGGACGCGGCATGCCAAAGGTGGATACCGGCCACGGGCCCTGCGAGGAGAACTTCGAGGTCTATGCCGCCGACCCCGAGGTCGCGCGCCAGGTCCTGACCCCGGCCTTTCTGGACAATCTGATGAAGATCGCCGAGGCCGAAGGCGGGCGCCACGGGGCAAAAGGCCTGGAAGCCGGCTTCCACGACGAATACTTCTTCATGGCCCTGCGCCGCGACGACGATTTCCTGAAGATGGGGTCACTCACCACACCGGTCGACCAGATCGAGGACGACCTGCACAGCGTCTTCGACGATATCGCCCTGATGCGCCGCATCATCGACAGGCTGCATGGGGATCATCCGGATCAAGGCACGCCTGCGGACGCGGAGAAGGAGATGGCGTGA
- a CDS encoding HNH endonuclease translates to MSYSVFIHRADSIYDDRPDERYQFPRQYLGRVKQSVNDWIVYLEPSKVPGTRGYFAIARVQEIIEDPKAPDMYLALIEPGSYLEFANAVAFNDEGGPVERGLLNEHGRLSGRAQSAVRPISPQDFLRILEHGLKEVEPTLPRIDANSAPLGLEDEQAPSEFAVRDRVQQFTNRAVRDRVFRKIVIQAYNERCAITGLKFINGGGRAEVDAAHIQPVQHNGPDIVNNGIALSGTAHWMFDRGLISLSDDFDILISRQVNDIESVRSFIRKDGRASLPFRPSDRPHGRFLKWHRENCFKH, encoded by the coding sequence ATGAGCTATAGCGTTTTCATTCATCGCGCAGATTCAATTTATGATGATAGGCCAGATGAGCGGTACCAGTTTCCAAGGCAGTATCTTGGAAGAGTAAAGCAAAGTGTTAACGATTGGATTGTTTATCTGGAGCCATCCAAGGTCCCCGGAACCCGTGGCTACTTTGCCATTGCCCGGGTTCAAGAGATCATAGAGGACCCCAAGGCGCCAGATATGTATCTGGCGCTGATCGAGCCAGGTTCTTACTTAGAATTTGCAAATGCGGTTGCATTCAATGATGAGGGTGGCCCCGTAGAACGGGGGCTTTTAAACGAGCATGGACGGCTGTCGGGTCGTGCGCAATCAGCCGTTCGGCCAATATCTCCCCAGGATTTTCTGCGTATCCTGGAGCATGGGCTCAAGGAAGTAGAGCCAACGTTACCGCGCATTGATGCTAATTCCGCGCCATTGGGATTGGAAGATGAGCAGGCGCCATCTGAATTCGCGGTACGGGATCGTGTTCAACAGTTTACAAATAGAGCTGTCCGGGATCGTGTTTTTCGCAAGATTGTAATTCAAGCATACAACGAAAGGTGCGCAATTACAGGCCTGAAGTTCATTAACGGCGGTGGAAGGGCCGAGGTCGATGCCGCACATATTCAACCCGTTCAGCACAATGGTCCGGATATTGTGAATAATGGCATTGCGCTTTCGGGAACAGCGCATTGGATGTTTGACCGTGGTCTTATCAGCTTATCAGACGATTTTGACATCCTCATTTCTCGCCAGGTGAATGACATCGAGAGTGTGCGCTCTTTCATCAGAAAGGACGGTCGTGCCTCTTTGCCATTTCGACCATCAGACCGACCACATGGCCGTTTTCTGAAGTGGCACCGAGAAAACTGCTTCAAGCATTAA
- a CDS encoding ribbon-helix-helix domain-containing protein gives MATLEKVTIALIAEQAECIREAVEAGEYASTSEAIRDAVREWQERRDLLGYTTEELRSFVQEGLESGPSQYESIDDVRIEGRRRLEIDT, from the coding sequence ATGGCTACTCTCGAGAAGGTTACCATAGCCTTGATCGCCGAGCAGGCGGAATGTATCCGCGAGGCCGTGGAGGCTGGGGAATATGCTTCCACGAGTGAAGCAATTCGAGACGCTGTGCGAGAATGGCAGGAGCGCCGTGATCTACTCGGTTACACAACCGAAGAATTGCGCTCATTCGTTCAAGAAGGCCTGGAAAGCGGACCGAGCCAGTACGAGTCGATTGATGATGTAAGGATCGAGGGCCGTCGCAGACTGGAGATTGATACATGA
- the pepN gene encoding aminopeptidase N, producing the protein MPDTVNAAPTETPTVIRREDYSAPDYAIDSLALEFDLAPEATRVKSRLAVTPAHDQASAAEARPLKLDGEALKLLSIALDGQPLAEGRDYHMDDSGLTVSAPPQGAFTLEIETEIDPKGNSELSGLYLSNGVFCTQCEAEGFRRITFFPDRPDVLTRYHVTIRGPKEGCPVLLSNGNLADSGALPDGRHYAVWDDPFPKPSYLFALVAGDLACHADSFTTRSGREVALRIYVEHGKESRTGWAMDSLKRSMRWDETRFGLEYDLDLFNIVAVSDFNMGAMENKSLNVFNDKYILADPDTATDGDYAGIESVVAHEYFHNWTGNRVTCRDWFQLSLKEGLTVFRDQEFSSDVRSRPVERIQTVRALRARQFPEDAGPLAHPVRPDSYIEINNFYTPTVYEKGAEVIRMLHSLLGEEGFQEGMRLYIARHDGQAATCDDFVAAMADANDVDLEQFKLWYAQAGTPELQVEGHYDSAAGAYEMTVRQHCPPTPGQPEKRPMQIPFAVGLLDAQGQDIPLKLEGEGDAASATRVLDLRQAEQRFRFPDVPEPRAISLNRGFSAPVNLKSEQGPVELAFLMAQDADPFARWEAGQRYALDLLLKAVETIQTGGEPGFDDGFVEAFREILRDPQLDKAFAAEALALPGESYIGEQLRPLDGEAIHQAREALRRHLAEALGEDLQQVYAANAVTEPYSPEAEQAGQRALRNTALSYLSALASEPDTALSRLVAHYHDADNMTDRMAALRLLVDIGGEACDTALQDFHDRYRDDDLVMDKWLALQAVSARPDTLEQVRALEDHPVFSLNRPNKVRALIGTFVSGNPLRYHAADGSGYRYHADRVLTLDGINAQIAARLLTPLGRWARMGEARQGMMKAELERILAEPNLSRDVYEIASKSLEG; encoded by the coding sequence ATGCCTGATACAGTCAACGCCGCGCCCACCGAGACACCCACTGTCATTCGCCGCGAGGACTACAGCGCGCCGGACTATGCCATTGACAGCCTGGCGTTGGAATTCGATCTGGCGCCCGAGGCGACGCGGGTGAAGTCGCGGCTGGCCGTGACGCCGGCGCATGACCAGGCATCGGCTGCCGAGGCGCGGCCGCTGAAGCTGGATGGCGAGGCGCTGAAGCTGCTGTCCATCGCGCTGGACGGGCAGCCGCTCGCCGAGGGCCGGGACTATCATATGGACGACAGCGGCCTGACGGTATCGGCGCCCCCGCAAGGGGCCTTCACGCTGGAAATCGAGACCGAGATCGATCCCAAGGGCAACAGCGAGCTGTCGGGGCTCTATCTCTCCAACGGCGTCTTCTGCACCCAGTGCGAGGCCGAGGGCTTTCGCCGCATCACCTTTTTCCCCGATCGGCCGGACGTGCTGACGCGCTATCACGTGACGATCCGGGGACCCAAGGAGGGCTGCCCCGTGCTGCTGTCCAACGGCAACCTGGCCGACAGCGGCGCCCTGCCGGACGGGCGGCACTATGCGGTCTGGGACGATCCCTTTCCCAAGCCCAGCTATCTCTTCGCGCTGGTGGCCGGCGACCTGGCCTGTCATGCCGACAGCTTCACCACGCGTTCGGGGCGCGAGGTGGCGCTGCGCATCTATGTGGAGCACGGCAAGGAAAGCCGCACCGGCTGGGCCATGGACTCGCTGAAGCGTTCCATGCGCTGGGACGAGACGCGCTTCGGCCTGGAATACGACCTGGACCTGTTCAACATCGTGGCGGTCAGCGACTTCAACATGGGTGCCATGGAGAACAAGTCGCTGAACGTCTTCAACGACAAGTACATCCTGGCCGACCCGGACACGGCCACCGACGGCGACTATGCCGGCATCGAGTCCGTGGTGGCGCACGAATACTTCCACAACTGGACCGGCAACCGCGTGACCTGCCGCGACTGGTTCCAGCTGAGCCTGAAGGAGGGCCTGACGGTCTTCCGCGACCAGGAGTTCTCCTCGGACGTGCGCTCGCGGCCCGTGGAGCGCATCCAGACGGTGCGTGCCCTGCGTGCGCGCCAGTTTCCGGAGGACGCCGGCCCTCTGGCGCATCCGGTGCGCCCGGATTCCTACATCGAGATCAACAACTTCTACACGCCCACGGTCTACGAGAAGGGCGCCGAGGTCATCCGCATGCTGCACAGCCTGCTGGGCGAGGAGGGCTTCCAGGAGGGCATGCGTCTCTACATCGCGCGCCACGACGGGCAGGCGGCGACCTGCGACGACTTCGTGGCCGCCATGGCGGACGCCAACGACGTAGACCTGGAGCAGTTCAAGCTGTGGTATGCGCAGGCGGGAACGCCCGAGCTGCAGGTCGAGGGGCACTACGACAGCGCAGCGGGCGCCTATGAAATGACGGTGCGCCAGCACTGCCCGCCCACACCTGGTCAGCCCGAGAAGAGGCCCATGCAGATCCCCTTCGCGGTGGGCCTGCTAGACGCCCAGGGCCAGGACATTCCCCTGAAGCTGGAAGGCGAGGGTGATGCCGCATCCGCAACCCGCGTGCTGGACCTGCGCCAGGCCGAGCAGCGTTTCCGTTTCCCGGATGTGCCGGAACCGCGGGCCATTTCACTGAACCGCGGCTTCTCGGCGCCTGTGAACCTGAAGAGCGAACAGGGGCCCGTGGAGCTGGCCTTCCTGATGGCGCAGGACGCCGATCCCTTCGCGCGCTGGGAGGCCGGACAACGCTATGCCCTGGACCTGCTGCTGAAAGCGGTGGAAACGATCCAGACGGGCGGTGAACCCGGTTTTGATGACGGCTTTGTCGAGGCCTTCCGCGAGATCCTGCGGGACCCGCAGCTGGACAAGGCCTTCGCAGCCGAAGCGCTGGCCCTGCCCGGTGAAAGCTATATCGGCGAGCAGCTGCGTCCGCTGGACGGGGAGGCCATTCATCAGGCACGCGAAGCCCTGCGCCGGCACCTGGCGGAGGCCCTGGGCGAGGACCTGCAGCAGGTCTATGCCGCCAATGCGGTCACAGAGCCCTACAGCCCGGAAGCCGAACAGGCCGGGCAGCGGGCCCTGCGCAATACCGCCCTGTCCTACCTCTCGGCCCTGGCAAGCGAGCCCGACACGGCCCTGTCGCGCCTGGTCGCGCATTACCACGACGCCGACAACATGACCGACCGCATGGCGGCCCTGCGCCTGCTGGTGGATATCGGCGGCGAGGCTTGCGACACGGCCCTGCAGGACTTCCACGACCGCTATCGCGACGACGACCTGGTGATGGACAAGTGGCTGGCTCTTCAGGCGGTTTCGGCCCGGCCCGACACCCTGGAGCAGGTCCGCGCGCTGGAAGACCATCCCGTCTTCTCGCTGAACCGGCCCAACAAGGTGCGCGCGCTGATCGGCACTTTCGTCTCGGGCAATCCGCTGCGCTATCACGCCGCCGATGGCTCCGGCTATCGCTACCACGCCGATCGCGTGCTGACTCTGGACGGCATCAACGCCCAGATCGCGGCGCGCCTGCTGACGCCCCTGGGGCGCTGGGCCCGCATGGGCGAGGCGCGCCAGGGGATGATGAAGGCCGAACTGGAACGTATTCTGGCCGAGCCGAACCTGTCCCGCGACGTCTACGAGATTGCCTCCAAGTCACTCGAGGGGTGA
- a CDS encoding cysteine hydrolase family protein: MDNVVIPEEVRQRVEYRRGSLATMERLDLSRTALLVIDMQNFYWMKDLPVAYAPDMANIVDNVNRIAGISRALGVPVFWLQHMFTEGWRSWYEKTTKGAVARALIENTTPGSHGFEIHDSMDVQPGDQRVLKTRYSAMLPNSSDLDLQLLARRIDTLIITGGLTNCCCESTARDAMMMDYNVFFISDANASRCEAQHQATLSSMVQLFADVRDTTSLIEMMEQSVESCPS; this comes from the coding sequence ATGGATAATGTGGTGATCCCCGAGGAGGTTCGTCAGCGCGTGGAATACCGGCGCGGCTCCCTGGCAACGATGGAGCGCCTGGACCTGTCGCGCACGGCGCTGCTGGTCATAGACATGCAGAACTTCTACTGGATGAAGGATCTACCGGTGGCCTATGCCCCGGACATGGCAAATATCGTCGATAATGTGAACAGGATTGCCGGGATCTCGCGTGCGCTTGGCGTGCCGGTCTTCTGGCTCCAGCACATGTTCACCGAGGGCTGGCGGAGCTGGTACGAGAAGACGACGAAGGGTGCGGTGGCCCGCGCCCTGATCGAGAACACGACTCCCGGCTCCCACGGTTTCGAGATTCACGATAGCATGGACGTGCAGCCCGGCGACCAGCGTGTTCTGAAGACGCGCTACAGTGCCATGCTGCCCAACTCCTCGGACCTGGACCTGCAGCTGCTGGCGCGTCGGATCGACACGCTGATCATCACCGGCGGCCTGACCAACTGCTGCTGCGAGTCCACGGCCCGCGACGCGATGATGATGGATTACAACGTGTTTTTCATAAGCGATGCCAATGCCTCGCGCTGCGAGGCCCAGCACCAGGCCACACTGTCCAGCATGGTGCAGCTCTTCGCCGATGTGCGCGACACCACCTCCCTGATCGAGATGATGGAGCAGAGCGTAGAGAGCTGTCCCTCCTGA
- a CDS encoding mechanosensitive ion channel family protein — protein sequence MDTLAAEYGPWAVLALNVLKALVFLVIGFLIAGLAARFVKNSPKRNKRIDPMLAGFLAAIVYYLILVVVVIAVLQLFGFQATSLVAVLGAATLAIGLALQGSLANFAAGVMLILIRPFKIGDFVDLSGHLGTATDLNLFMTELTTVDNVKIVVPNGQVWNSAITNYSAYPTRRCDITFEIDYEADVDRAMEIVLELTRQDSRFLKEPEPMVRVASLGESGIELTFRGWTNAEDLWEARWALLKNVKAAFDQSGISIPYPHRVMIEKKG from the coding sequence ATGGATACACTTGCCGCCGAATACGGTCCCTGGGCCGTGCTTGCGCTGAATGTCCTGAAGGCCCTGGTCTTTCTGGTCATCGGCTTTCTGATCGCCGGATTGGCCGCACGCTTCGTGAAGAACAGCCCGAAGCGCAACAAGCGGATAGATCCCATGCTGGCCGGCTTCCTGGCCGCAATTGTCTATTACCTGATCCTCGTGGTCGTGGTGATCGCGGTCCTGCAGCTCTTCGGCTTCCAGGCCACCAGCCTCGTCGCCGTGCTCGGTGCCGCAACCCTGGCCATCGGCCTGGCGCTTCAGGGCAGCCTGGCCAACTTTGCCGCTGGCGTCATGCTGATCCTCATCCGGCCGTTCAAGATCGGGGATTTTGTCGACCTGTCCGGCCATCTGGGAACGGCCACGGACCTGAATCTCTTCATGACCGAACTGACCACCGTCGACAACGTTAAGATCGTGGTGCCCAACGGCCAGGTCTGGAACTCGGCCATCACCAACTACTCGGCCTATCCCACCCGGCGCTGCGACATCACCTTCGAGATCGACTACGAAGCCGACGTCGACCGGGCCATGGAGATCGTCCTGGAGCTGACGCGCCAGGACAGCCGTTTCCTGAAGGAACCCGAACCCATGGTGCGCGTGGCCAGCCTGGGGGAATCCGGCATCGAACTGACCTTCCGTGGCTGGACCAACGCGGAAGACCTCTGGGAGGCACGTTGGGCGCTGTTGAAGAACGTGAAGGCGGCCTTCGACCAATCGGGCATCTCGATCCCCTACCCGCACCGGGTCATGATCGAGAAGAAGGGCTGA
- a CDS encoding carbohydrate ABC transporter permease, giving the protein MNVETTNASQGFLAGFFQEDGGLETIAAWLLAIVWISPLIFAAWASFHTASDALSFNLASPLTLVNYIEAWFDAPWIRYFFNTFALVTLILLGQFFFCTLAGYAFARFEFRGREVLFILVLMQLFILPEVLIVENYVIVSNLGLFDSILGIGVPYMASAFGIFLLRQAFKQVPKELEEAARIEGCGWLGILWRVYMPAARPTYLAYAMVSIATHWNNFLWPLVVTNSSDTRPLTVGLSLFAAPESGVSIVVISAATLMSIAPLLIAFLLFQRQFMQAFLRAGIR; this is encoded by the coding sequence ATGAACGTGGAGACGACGAACGCTTCCCAGGGTTTCCTGGCCGGATTCTTCCAGGAGGACGGCGGCCTGGAGACGATCGCAGCCTGGCTGCTGGCCATCGTCTGGATTTCCCCGCTGATCTTCGCGGCCTGGGCCTCATTCCACACGGCCAGCGACGCGCTCAGTTTCAACCTGGCCTCACCGCTCACCCTGGTGAACTATATCGAGGCTTGGTTCGACGCGCCCTGGATCCGCTACTTCTTCAATACCTTTGCCCTGGTGACCCTGATCCTGCTGGGGCAGTTCTTCTTCTGCACGCTGGCCGGTTATGCCTTTGCCCGCTTCGAGTTCCGCGGACGCGAAGTGCTGTTCATCCTGGTGCTGATGCAGCTCTTCATCCTGCCCGAGGTTCTGATCGTCGAGAACTACGTGATCGTCTCGAACCTGGGCCTGTTCGACAGCATCCTGGGCATCGGCGTGCCCTACATGGCCAGTGCCTTCGGCATCTTCCTGCTGCGCCAGGCCTTCAAGCAGGTGCCCAAGGAGCTCGAGGAGGCCGCCCGCATCGAGGGCTGCGGCTGGCTGGGCATCCTCTGGCGCGTCTACATGCCCGCCGCCCGGCCGACCTACCTGGCCTATGCCATGGTCTCCATCGCCACGCACTGGAACAATTTCCTCTGGCCCCTGGTCGTGACCAACTCGTCGGACACCCGCCCGCTGACTGTCGGTCTGTCGCTCTTTGCCGCGCCGGAAAGCGGGGTCAGCATCGTGGTTATATCGGCGGCCACCCTGATGTCCATCGCCCCGCTGCTGATCGCCTTCCTGCTGTTCCAGCGCCAGTTCATGCAGGCCTTCCTGCGCGCCGGCATCCGCTGA
- a CDS encoding carbohydrate ABC transporter permease, which yields MISSDRHERRRMAMYGWMLLAPALIMLTTFAFLPTVSALWRSFFSRETSRNPSEFIGLENYTYLFQDPIFWQVATNNLIYAGVTIPVSIVIALSMALWANSKMQGRTFLRIAYFTPTMLPMIAAANLWLFFYTPDIGLIDSITGLFGAEPVNWLGQPETALWAIIVVTIWKEAGFYMIFYLAALQTIPPDLREAAIIEGASRWTYLRRIVLPLLMPTTLFVMINAMINSVKLIDHLFILTKGGPNNASKLLLYWIWETAFSYFDRPMAAALTVLVLAVLGLVAILQFRGLEGRIHYR from the coding sequence ATGATCTCGAGCGACCGTCACGAACGCCGCCGCATGGCGATGTACGGCTGGATGCTGTTGGCGCCTGCGCTCATCATGCTGACCACCTTTGCCTTCCTGCCGACGGTGAGTGCGCTCTGGCGCAGCTTCTTCTCGCGCGAGACCAGCCGGAACCCCTCCGAGTTCATCGGGCTGGAAAACTACACCTATCTCTTCCAGGATCCTATCTTCTGGCAGGTGGCCACCAACAACCTGATCTACGCCGGCGTCACCATTCCGGTGTCCATCGTGATTGCGTTGAGCATGGCGCTCTGGGCGAACTCGAAGATGCAGGGACGCACCTTCCTGCGCATCGCCTACTTCACGCCGACCATGCTGCCCATGATCGCGGCGGCCAATCTTTGGCTCTTCTTCTACACACCGGACATCGGCCTGATCGACAGCATCACGGGGCTCTTCGGGGCCGAGCCTGTCAACTGGCTGGGCCAGCCGGAAACGGCACTCTGGGCCATTATCGTGGTGACCATCTGGAAGGAAGCCGGCTTCTACATGATCTTCTACCTGGCCGCACTGCAGACCATACCTCCGGACCTGCGCGAGGCGGCCATCATCGAGGGCGCCAGCCGCTGGACCTATCTGCGCCGCATCGTGCTGCCGCTGCTGATGCCGACGACCCTCTTCGTCATGATCAACGCCATGATCAACTCGGTGAAGCTGATCGACCACCTCTTCATCCTGACCAAGGGCGGGCCCAACAACGCCTCGAAGCTTCTGCTCTACTGGATCTGGGAAACCGCCTTCTCGTACTTCGACCGCCCCATGGCGGCCGCCCTGACCGTCCTTGTCCTGGCCGTTCTCGGCCTGGTGGCAATCCTGCAGTTCCGCGGGCTTGAAGGAAGGATCCACTACAGATGA
- a CDS encoding ABC transporter substrate-binding protein translates to MNRQLTGLLGASVLAAGLAAPAAAEDIELTMYYPIAVGGPLTEVVDGMIAGFEEENPDITVNAIYAGNYDDTRVRAISALESGEPAQLSVMFSIDVYELLEQDLIVPFDDLVETEEEKEWLDSFYPALMSNGTVDDKVWGVPFQRSTIVLYYNKDMFEEAGLDPEDPPETWDEMVEAGKALRGDDRWGVMVPSTGYPYWMFQAFAIQNGIELMNENGTEVYFDSPEAIEALAYWRDLSAEHDVMPGGTIEWGTLRQAFLEGQTGMMWHTTGNLTAVRNEADFDFGVAMLPANERQGSPTGGGNFYVFKDSTEEEQRASMELIKYMTAPERAAEWSIETGYVGISPAAYETEALQDYVDDFPQALVARDQLEVAVAELSTYETGRVREALNNAVQSVLTGSAEPEEALSQAQSKADRLLRAYR, encoded by the coding sequence ATGAACAGGCAGCTTACAGGCCTTCTGGGCGCCAGCGTCCTGGCCGCCGGGCTGGCCGCACCGGCCGCGGCGGAGGACATCGAACTGACCATGTACTACCCCATTGCCGTCGGCGGTCCGCTGACCGAGGTGGTGGACGGCATGATCGCGGGCTTCGAGGAAGAAAATCCCGACATCACCGTCAACGCCATCTACGCGGGCAACTATGACGACACACGGGTGCGCGCCATTTCCGCGCTGGAATCCGGCGAGCCCGCCCAGCTGTCGGTCATGTTCTCCATCGACGTCTATGAACTGCTCGAGCAGGACCTGATCGTCCCCTTCGACGACCTGGTCGAGACCGAAGAGGAAAAGGAATGGCTGGACAGCTTCTATCCGGCCCTGATGTCCAACGGCACTGTGGACGACAAGGTATGGGGCGTGCCCTTCCAGCGCTCGACCATCGTGCTCTACTACAACAAGGACATGTTCGAGGAAGCCGGGCTCGATCCCGAGGACCCGCCCGAGACCTGGGACGAGATGGTCGAGGCCGGCAAGGCCCTGCGCGGTGACGACCGCTGGGGCGTCATGGTGCCCTCCACCGGCTACCCCTACTGGATGTTCCAGGCCTTTGCCATCCAGAACGGCATCGAGCTGATGAATGAGAACGGCACCGAGGTCTACTTCGATTCGCCGGAAGCCATCGAGGCCCTGGCCTACTGGCGTGATCTCTCGGCCGAGCACGACGTGATGCCCGGTGGAACCATCGAATGGGGTACGCTGCGCCAGGCCTTTCTGGAAGGCCAGACCGGCATGATGTGGCACACCACCGGCAACCTCACCGCCGTGCGCAACGAGGCCGACTTCGACTTCGGCGTGGCCATGCTGCCGGCCAACGAACGCCAGGGCTCGCCCACCGGCGGCGGCAATTTCTATGTCTTCAAGGACTCGACCGAGGAAGAGCAGCGCGCCTCCATGGAGCTGATCAAGTACATGACGGCCCCTGAGCGTGCCGCCGAATGGTCCATCGAGACCGGTTATGTCGGCATCTCGCCGGCGGCCTACGAGACCGAGGCCCTGCAGGACTACGTCGACGATTTCCCGCAGGCCCTGGTGGCCCGTGACCAACTCGAAGTGGCGGTGGCCGAGCTGTCCACCTACGAGACCGGCCGCGTACGCGAGGCCCTCAACAATGCGGTACAGTCGGTCCTGACCGGCAGCGCCGAGCCCGAGGAAGCCCTGTCCCAGGCCCAGTCCAAGGCGGACCGCCTGCTGCGCGCCTACCGCTAA